Proteins co-encoded in one Nonlabens agnitus genomic window:
- a CDS encoding undecaprenyl-phosphate glucose phosphotransferase, producing the protein MNTKTLESIADDNLSYRDGRYSSLIRPISYMIDLAIIIYGSAFFFESNFDTLSFSIFIGICWIVVSMQLGFYQIHRNTKVATLISKLFKQLVFFILVVFAFFGYYYQIDSTSGYVFKYIGAVFTTIAILKIALYFVFKNYRSYFGGNLRNIVLIGDNKETQELRRFFEKHPDFGYILQNMFDVKSAGFDLDQIKEFISENKTDEIFCSVKELNNDELLELTDYADNNLRTLKFLPNPETILAKHLKYDYYGKTPILSLRKIPFDDPVNQLAKRVFDIVFSLIVIIGILSWLTPILAILIRLESKGPVFFKQKRNGLDYREFECYKFRSMVPNKTAHLHQVSRNDHRITKMGKFLRKTSIDELPQFFNVLKGDMSVVGPRPHMVSHTHMYAERIDKFMVRHFVKPGITGLAQVSGYRGEVESDEDIVGRVRNDIYYIENWSTMMDLRIIFRTVLNIFSGEEKAY; encoded by the coding sequence GTGAACACAAAGACTTTAGAAAGCATAGCAGACGATAACCTTAGTTATCGTGATGGCCGGTATTCCAGTCTTATCAGGCCCATTTCATACATGATTGATCTGGCGATCATCATCTATGGATCTGCCTTCTTTTTTGAATCCAATTTTGACACTTTATCCTTTTCAATATTTATCGGAATTTGTTGGATCGTGGTGTCCATGCAATTAGGATTCTACCAAATACATAGAAATACAAAGGTTGCAACACTCATCAGTAAGCTATTTAAGCAACTGGTGTTTTTTATCTTGGTGGTGTTCGCCTTTTTTGGATACTATTACCAGATCGATAGTACCAGCGGTTATGTCTTCAAATACATAGGTGCTGTTTTTACTACGATCGCTATTTTAAAAATAGCGCTCTATTTTGTTTTCAAAAATTACCGCAGCTATTTTGGTGGTAACCTGCGCAACATTGTGCTTATTGGGGACAACAAGGAGACACAGGAATTACGAAGGTTTTTTGAGAAGCATCCTGACTTTGGCTATATACTCCAAAACATGTTTGACGTCAAATCTGCTGGATTTGATCTGGACCAAATCAAAGAATTTATTTCAGAAAACAAGACGGACGAGATTTTCTGTTCCGTTAAGGAGCTCAATAATGATGAACTATTGGAACTAACAGATTACGCCGATAACAATCTGCGAACCCTCAAATTCCTGCCCAACCCAGAAACCATTCTTGCCAAACACCTCAAGTACGATTATTACGGCAAGACACCTATACTATCTTTACGCAAGATCCCTTTTGATGATCCCGTTAACCAGCTCGCAAAACGCGTCTTTGACATCGTTTTCTCACTCATAGTTATAATCGGAATTTTGTCGTGGCTCACGCCTATACTTGCCATTCTCATACGACTAGAATCCAAAGGACCCGTTTTTTTCAAGCAAAAACGTAATGGTTTGGATTATAGAGAGTTCGAGTGCTATAAGTTTCGTTCCATGGTGCCCAACAAAACGGCTCACCTGCATCAGGTGTCGCGCAATGATCATCGTATCACTAAGATGGGTAAGTTTTTGCGCAAGACCAGTATAGATGAGCTGCCGCAGTTTTTCAACGTTTTGAAAGGCGATATGAGTGTCGTGGGACCACGACCGCATATGGTGAGCCATACGCACATGTATGCAGAGCGTATCGATAAATTCATGGTGCGCCATTTTGTTAAACCTGGCATCACAGGTTTGGCTCAGGTAAGTGGTTACCGTGGCGAGGTCGAGAGCGATGAGGACATTGTAGGCCGTGTGCGCAATGACATCTACTACATCGAGAACTGGAGCACAATGATGGACCTACGCATTATTTTCAGGACCGTACTCAACATCTTCAGCGGTGAGGAAAAGGCCTACTAG
- a CDS encoding UDP-glucuronic acid decarboxylase family protein: protein MKKRILITGAAGFLGSHLCDRFIKEGYHVIGMDNLITGDLKNIEHLFPREDFEFYNHDVSKYVHVAGNLDYILHFASPASPIDYLKIPIQTLKVGSLGTHNLLGLAMAKKARLLIASTSEIYGDPLVHPQTEDYYGNVNTIGPRGVYDEAKRFQESMTMAYHRYHGLETRIVRIFNTYGPRMRLNDGRVIPAFMGQALRGEDITIFGDGSQTRSFCYVDDQVEGIYRLLLSDYSDPVNIGNPHEISIKDFAQEIIELTGTDQKIVYQPLPQDDPMQRQPDISRAKEILGWEPKVDRKEGMKLTYDYFKQLSPEELKKSEHKDFRKHSRR, encoded by the coding sequence ATGAAAAAAAGAATACTCATTACAGGTGCTGCAGGGTTTCTGGGATCACACCTATGCGACCGGTTCATTAAGGAAGGTTATCATGTAATAGGCATGGATAACCTCATTACTGGTGACCTGAAAAATATCGAGCATCTTTTCCCACGAGAGGATTTTGAATTCTACAACCACGACGTTTCAAAATATGTCCATGTAGCGGGTAATCTTGATTACATATTGCATTTCGCATCACCTGCCAGTCCTATAGACTATCTTAAAATTCCCATTCAGACTTTGAAAGTCGGTTCGTTGGGAACACATAACTTATTGGGTCTCGCCATGGCAAAGAAAGCCAGGTTGTTGATTGCCTCAACATCAGAGATTTATGGTGACCCACTGGTCCATCCACAGACTGAAGACTACTATGGTAACGTCAATACCATAGGGCCACGAGGTGTGTATGACGAGGCAAAGCGTTTCCAAGAATCTATGACCATGGCTTACCACAGGTATCATGGTTTAGAAACACGTATCGTGCGTATCTTTAATACCTATGGTCCTAGGATGAGGTTGAATGATGGACGTGTCATACCGGCATTTATGGGTCAAGCTTTAAGAGGTGAGGACATCACCATTTTTGGCGATGGATCCCAAACAAGATCCTTTTGTTACGTAGATGATCAAGTGGAAGGAATCTATAGGTTGCTGCTCAGTGATTATTCAGATCCAGTGAACATAGGCAACCCACACGAGATCTCTATTAAGGACTTTGCTCAGGAAATCATAGAATTGACGGGAACGGACCAAAAGATAGTCTATCAACCACTACCACAAGACGACCCTATGCAACGCCAGCCCGACATTTCAAGGGCCAAAGAAATTTTAGGATGGGAACCTAAGGTAGATCGCAAGGAAGGCATGAAGCTTACCTACGACTATTTCAAACAACTCTCGCCAGAAGAACTTAAAAAAAGTGAACACAAAGACTTTAGAAAGCATAGCAGACGATAA
- a CDS encoding DUF4254 domain-containing protein, which translates to MFSKKANSIFQEAIDTYHEVNTVDQPFENPYDRSSQLIEHLLYRKCWIDTVQWHYEDIIRDPNIDPVAALSLKRQIDASNQDRTDMVEYIDSYFLDQYADVHPKSDATINTESPAWAVDRLSILALKIYHMEEEANRADASAAHKAACQAKLDILLEQRVDLSKALDQLLSDIEHGNKYMKVYKQMKMYNDDELNPVLRSRK; encoded by the coding sequence ATGTTCTCAAAAAAAGCCAATTCTATTTTCCAGGAAGCCATCGATACGTATCATGAGGTCAATACTGTTGATCAGCCTTTTGAGAATCCTTATGACCGTTCTTCCCAATTAATTGAACATTTGCTGTACCGCAAATGTTGGATCGATACGGTTCAATGGCATTATGAGGACATCATACGCGATCCTAATATTGATCCTGTGGCGGCACTTAGCCTAAAGCGTCAAATTGATGCCAGCAATCAAGACCGCACAGATATGGTAGAATATATCGATAGTTATTTTCTGGATCAATATGCAGATGTGCACCCTAAAAGCGACGCCACCATTAATACCGAAAGTCCAGCATGGGCCGTAGATCGACTGTCTATTCTCGCACTCAAGATCTACCATATGGAAGAAGAAGCTAATAGAGCTGATGCCAGCGCCGCTCACAAGGCTGCCTGTCAGGCAAAACTCGATATCTTATTGGAGCAACGAGTCGATTTGTCCAAAGCTTTGGACCAATTGCTTAGTGACATTGAACACGGCAATAAGTATATGAAGGTCTACAAGCAGATGAAGATGTACAATGATGACGAGCTCAACCCAGTATTGCGCTCCAGAAAATAA
- a CDS encoding DUF6341 family protein, translated as MKDLFEAIAYLFENILMVPFNLLRELELENWWLANTLTWVAIIVLILALGYWMKQLRIFDQNDEEDRSQTAHSFLK; from the coding sequence ATGAAAGATTTATTTGAGGCCATCGCCTATTTATTCGAGAACATTTTAATGGTGCCATTTAACCTGTTGCGCGAGCTAGAACTAGAGAACTGGTGGCTGGCAAATACACTTACATGGGTAGCCATTATTGTATTGATCCTTGCATTGGGTTACTGGATGAAGCAATTGCGCATCTTTGACCAGAATGATGAAGAAGATCGTTCACAAACAGCACACTCCTTTTTAAAATAA
- a CDS encoding WcaI family glycosyltransferase produces MIEGKTITFIGLNYAPEDTAIGLYSTQMVDALVAAGAYVNVVTAMPYYPQWKIQKPYDTAENYLAEKNETINVYRYKQYVPATPTFLKRVFHILSFTYGSWRNLQKIKKTDLVISIIPFTTSAYLGGRHAHKHQVPHWIHIQDFEFDAALQSGVSGGSKKQVFKQLFKIEKSILDKASTVSTISHLMIKKLQSKTKTSTYYLPNWIDPDSFQIDDSRENHTYLQSKKFKLLYSGNVGDKQDWEFFLAFAKAIPSQHFEIIIVGAGSRMQWLKENVQLDNVHYHDPVPYADLPWLLSSADAHFLFQKEDVIDTVMPSKLLGMMASGKPSLVLGNAASEVRNVLEDSSGGVYTSDYTVEGAVATLLNWKEHPDVPHQVGMQARSYVKKHFSRSQILDQWIDQLASLVP; encoded by the coding sequence ATGATAGAAGGAAAAACCATCACTTTTATAGGCTTGAACTATGCCCCAGAAGATACGGCCATAGGGCTATATTCTACCCAAATGGTGGATGCACTTGTAGCAGCTGGTGCCTATGTGAATGTAGTTACCGCGATGCCCTACTATCCACAATGGAAGATCCAGAAGCCTTATGACACTGCTGAAAATTATCTAGCCGAGAAGAACGAAACCATTAACGTTTATAGGTACAAACAGTACGTTCCAGCGACTCCTACCTTTTTAAAACGCGTATTCCATATCTTAAGCTTTACCTATGGCAGCTGGCGCAATCTGCAAAAAATCAAAAAGACAGACCTTGTCATCAGTATTATTCCGTTTACCACTTCTGCATATTTAGGAGGTAGGCACGCGCATAAGCACCAGGTGCCACACTGGATCCACATTCAAGACTTTGAATTCGATGCCGCATTGCAATCTGGCGTTTCTGGTGGGAGCAAGAAGCAAGTTTTTAAACAGCTGTTCAAGATTGAAAAGTCAATACTGGACAAGGCGTCGACGGTGAGCACCATAAGCCACCTCATGATCAAAAAGCTACAATCAAAAACCAAAACCTCAACCTATTATCTGCCCAACTGGATTGATCCAGACAGCTTTCAAATTGATGACTCCAGAGAAAACCACACTTATCTGCAGAGTAAAAAGTTTAAGCTTTTATATAGTGGGAATGTTGGAGACAAGCAGGACTGGGAATTTTTCCTCGCTTTCGCGAAAGCGATCCCATCCCAACACTTTGAAATCATCATAGTTGGTGCCGGTTCCAGAATGCAGTGGCTCAAAGAAAACGTGCAACTGGACAATGTTCACTACCACGATCCAGTTCCTTATGCAGACCTGCCATGGCTACTGTCCAGCGCTGACGCCCATTTTCTCTTCCAAAAGGAAGACGTCATCGACACCGTGATGCCTTCAAAACTACTGGGCATGATGGCTAGCGGGAAGCCATCGCTAGTATTGGGAAACGCAGCATCTGAAGTGCGCAATGTTTTAGAGGATTCTAGTGGTGGTGTTTACACGTCAGATTACACAGTAGAAGGTGCTGTCGCAACCCTATTAAACTGGAAGGAGCATCCAGATGTACCTCATCAAGTGGGCATGCAAGCCAGAAGCTATGTCAAAAAACATTTCTCTAGATCACAAATACTCGATCAGTGGATTGATCAACTAGCCTCGCTGGTACCTTAG
- a CDS encoding glycosyltransferase family 9 protein, translating into MQRPQRLLTIRLSAMGDVAMTVPVLLALRRTYPEVKVISLSRKRFLSFLSQIPGITLIEADVKGDHKGILGLRRLSKQLKEQEPDAIADLHNVLRTKILRSFMRKPIKSTIDKGRAEKKKLVNDPQFFQPLKSTIERYQDVLSKLQLPVELLATDVLPRQSIPMKVNSLVGDHDYRWIGIAPFAAHASKALSLHKAQELTSSLLALGNVKLVLFGGGTAECKQLEIVAGTQSNVFNLAGFMSFEEELAMISNLDAMIAVDTGNGHLAAMYGVPIITLWGNTHPYAGFVPFAQPKENQITVDREQFPLVPTSIYGNKIPDGYENVMETIDCTAVVERLREILG; encoded by the coding sequence ATGCAACGGCCGCAACGACTTTTGACAATACGCCTTAGTGCGATGGGCGATGTGGCCATGACTGTTCCTGTCCTATTGGCGCTGCGTAGAACGTACCCAGAGGTCAAAGTTATTTCGCTTTCGCGAAAGCGATTCCTTTCCTTCCTCAGTCAAATACCGGGCATCACGTTGATCGAGGCAGATGTGAAGGGTGATCATAAAGGAATTTTAGGACTGCGCCGACTTTCCAAGCAACTGAAGGAACAAGAGCCTGATGCGATAGCAGATCTTCACAATGTCCTACGCACCAAAATATTGCGCTCCTTCATGCGCAAACCCATCAAATCAACCATTGATAAAGGAAGAGCGGAAAAGAAAAAGTTGGTGAATGATCCTCAATTTTTCCAACCGCTCAAATCAACCATCGAACGTTATCAAGACGTCTTGTCAAAACTTCAACTGCCGGTTGAGCTTTTGGCGACTGATGTGCTGCCGCGGCAATCCATCCCGATGAAGGTGAACAGCCTCGTAGGCGATCACGACTATCGATGGATAGGAATTGCTCCATTTGCGGCACATGCGTCAAAGGCACTTTCACTCCATAAGGCTCAGGAGCTTACATCGTCATTATTGGCTTTGGGGAATGTAAAACTGGTACTCTTCGGTGGTGGAACTGCGGAATGCAAGCAGTTGGAAATTGTTGCTGGAACTCAGTCTAATGTGTTCAATCTGGCTGGTTTCATGAGTTTTGAAGAAGAACTTGCCATGATATCCAATCTAGACGCAATGATTGCGGTAGATACCGGTAACGGCCATCTAGCAGCCATGTATGGTGTTCCTATAATTACTCTTTGGGGCAACACTCATCCCTATGCTGGATTTGTTCCCTTTGCACAACCTAAAGAGAATCAAATCACGGTAGATAGAGAGCAATTTCCTTTAGTTCCCACTTCCATTTATGGAAACAAAATACCTGATGGATATGAGAACGTGATGGAAACTATCGACTGTACAGCGGTTGTAGAACGGTTGCGGGAAATATTAGGATAA
- a CDS encoding glycosyltransferase family 2 protein — MDLVSVIIPVYNNSKTLDQTLDSILKQDYRPIEIIIVDDQSSDGSYAFAKAYSQQNQQQDINFIVQQNPANMGAGFTRNEALKHATGRYIAFLDADDLWKPHKLMTQLKAMKSSDRSVCYSAYEIFDEHSSKPIAIQRVFEKLTFEKLHKTNYLGNLTGIYDVKVIGKISISNMRKRQDWSMWLDVLKKGGPAIGIQEPLASYRLGDGLSSSKLDLIKYNFTVYRDHLGYGFVKSCWCMLLFSFEQFFVKNRMRHKINN; from the coding sequence ATGGATCTTGTCTCTGTCATCATTCCCGTTTATAACAACTCTAAAACTCTAGACCAGACGCTGGATAGCATTCTGAAGCAGGACTATCGGCCTATTGAAATTATAATTGTAGATGATCAGAGTAGTGATGGTAGTTACGCTTTCGCGAAAGCGTATTCCCAACAAAACCAACAACAAGACATCAACTTTATCGTACAACAGAATCCTGCAAACATGGGCGCTGGTTTCACCCGCAACGAAGCTTTAAAGCATGCTACAGGCCGCTACATCGCTTTTTTAGATGCTGATGACCTATGGAAGCCCCATAAGCTAATGACGCAGTTAAAGGCGATGAAATCTAGCGACAGGTCTGTCTGTTATTCGGCTTATGAGATTTTTGATGAGCATTCTTCAAAACCTATTGCCATCCAGCGTGTTTTTGAGAAATTGACTTTTGAAAAGCTTCATAAAACTAACTATCTAGGAAATCTCACGGGAATTTATGATGTAAAAGTCATCGGTAAAATCTCTATTTCCAACATGCGAAAACGGCAAGACTGGTCTATGTGGCTCGACGTTCTCAAAAAAGGTGGTCCTGCGATAGGCATCCAGGAACCGCTCGCCAGTTACCGATTGGGTGACGGTTTATCTTCTTCAAAACTTGACCTGATCAAATACAACTTTACCGTGTATCGAGACCACCTAGGCTACGGATTTGTGAAAAGCTGCTGGTGTATGCTGCTGTTTTCCTTTGAGCAGTTTTTTGTAAAAAACAGAATGAGGCATAAGATCAATAATTAG
- a CDS encoding class I SAM-dependent methyltransferase — protein MKDIYSGENSEYFKLKKDWDVGDSPWKAKYAFDIINKNNIKPKSINEVGCGFGEVLLNMDKLYNDVTMNYNGYDIAIDAINVAKKKEKSNVKFFLDNLAEKDVYSDVLLIIDVFEHVPDYLGFIEDCSRRAKYKVYHIPLDVHISAILRGKMIDARNEVGHLHYYTKETALATLEDTEQKVIDYFYTSGNIKTPNKSLKMKIGNVARKVLFSIAPDFTVKLLGGYSLMVITE, from the coding sequence ATGAAAGATATTTATAGTGGCGAAAACTCAGAATACTTTAAGCTCAAAAAAGATTGGGATGTAGGCGATTCTCCATGGAAAGCAAAATATGCTTTTGACATAATAAATAAGAATAACATCAAGCCTAAATCAATAAACGAAGTCGGTTGTGGTTTTGGAGAGGTCCTACTCAATATGGATAAGTTGTATAATGACGTAACCATGAATTATAATGGCTATGACATTGCAATAGATGCTATCAATGTTGCGAAAAAAAAAGAAAAAAGCAATGTCAAGTTCTTTCTAGATAACCTTGCTGAAAAGGATGTTTACTCTGATGTGCTGTTGATAATTGATGTTTTTGAGCATGTACCTGACTACTTAGGTTTTATAGAAGATTGCTCAAGGCGCGCAAAATACAAGGTTTATCACATTCCTCTAGATGTCCATATTAGTGCCATATTAAGAGGTAAGATGATTGATGCTAGAAATGAAGTAGGTCATTTACACTATTATACAAAAGAAACTGCTCTAGCAACTTTAGAAGATACAGAGCAGAAGGTTATTGACTATTTCTATACATCTGGCAATATTAAAACACCGAACAAATCTTTAAAAATGAAAATAGGCAACGTTGCCAGAAAAGTTCTTTTTTCAATAGCTCCTGATTTTACAGTAAAACTATTAGGTGGATATTCCTTGATGGTCATCACTGAGTAA
- the purD gene encoding phosphoribosylamine--glycine ligase, whose translation MNVLILGSGGREHAFARSIAASPLLTKLYVAPGNAGTSQLATNLDFSVTDFATIKTKVLELDIEMVVVGPEAPLVEGIYDFFQQDEQLNHVNVIGPSKKGAVLEGSKEFAKEFMMRNKVPTAAYQSFTASTLKEGMQFIDSLKPPFVLKADGLAGGKGVLIIPNADEAKESLEQMLVGGKFGAASNKVVIEEFLDGIEMSVFVMTDGNSYKVLPTAKDYKRIGEGDTGLNTGGMGAISPVPFADENLMKKVEDRIIKPTVDGLKAEKITYKGFIFIGLMIVDGEPQVIEYNVRMGDPETEVVLPLVSSDLLSHLQAFAKAELHKEELSIDQRSAATVMLVSGGYPEAYEKGKEITGLENVNGSIVFHAGTTEKDGKVLTAGGRVIAMTSFGNDFHEATKKSYENIDKLGFDRMYYRTDIGFDL comes from the coding sequence ATGAATGTTTTGATATTAGGTAGCGGTGGTCGCGAGCACGCTTTTGCAAGATCCATTGCTGCAAGTCCATTACTTACTAAACTTTACGTCGCGCCAGGTAACGCTGGCACATCGCAATTGGCAACCAATCTAGATTTCTCAGTCACTGATTTTGCCACCATAAAGACCAAAGTGCTGGAACTCGATATTGAAATGGTAGTCGTTGGTCCTGAAGCTCCACTGGTAGAAGGGATCTATGACTTTTTCCAGCAGGATGAGCAGCTCAACCACGTCAACGTTATTGGGCCGTCTAAAAAAGGCGCAGTACTGGAAGGATCCAAGGAGTTTGCCAAGGAATTCATGATGCGCAACAAGGTGCCTACGGCGGCATATCAAAGCTTTACCGCATCCACGCTCAAGGAAGGAATGCAGTTTATCGACAGCCTCAAACCACCATTTGTATTAAAAGCAGATGGTCTTGCTGGTGGTAAAGGCGTCCTGATCATCCCAAATGCAGATGAGGCTAAGGAATCACTCGAGCAAATGCTGGTTGGCGGGAAATTTGGCGCAGCGTCCAACAAGGTCGTGATTGAAGAATTTCTGGATGGTATAGAGATGAGTGTCTTTGTGATGACAGATGGCAATAGTTACAAGGTTTTGCCTACGGCCAAGGATTACAAAAGAATAGGTGAAGGCGATACAGGTCTTAACACTGGTGGCATGGGCGCTATTTCTCCAGTACCTTTTGCAGATGAGAACTTGATGAAAAAGGTTGAGGATCGCATTATCAAACCTACCGTTGATGGCTTAAAAGCCGAAAAAATCACCTACAAAGGCTTTATTTTCATTGGTTTGATGATTGTGGATGGTGAGCCACAAGTAATTGAATATAACGTGAGAATGGGCGATCCAGAGACTGAGGTGGTCCTACCGTTGGTGTCTAGTGACTTGCTTTCTCATTTGCAGGCTTTCGCGAAAGCGGAACTACACAAAGAAGAACTCTCCATCGATCAGCGCAGTGCTGCTACGGTCATGCTCGTTTCTGGAGGCTATCCAGAAGCCTATGAAAAAGGAAAGGAAATCACCGGACTTGAAAACGTGAACGGTAGTATAGTTTTTCACGCCGGTACTACAGAAAAGGATGGCAAAGTCCTTACTGCTGGTGGACGCGTGATCGCTATGACCAGTTTTGGCAATGACTTCCACGAGGCCACAAAAAAATCCTATGAAAACATAGATAAACTAGGTTTTGATAGGATGTATTATAGAACCGATATAGGCTTTGACCTATAG
- a CDS encoding phenylacetate--CoA ligase family protein, with protein sequence MPLQLFRKSLQWQGYDLKKAHQVLATALKWTHEDRLRQRDLMVKHHLKTNAFYNTHVQEKNVPWEALPILTKADLQQPLHQRLSKGYSTKNVFKGKTSGSSGHPFSFAKDKFCHALTWAAFDHAYQQHGIDLDRSLEARFYGIPSSGLPRFKEQLKDFVGNRHRFSIFNMSDGVLKGYLDRFRESEYHYINGYTSSIVLFAKYCQQQDVVLKEICPSLKVCIVTSEMLFEDDRTLLESVLGIPVINEYGSSETGLIAIQNADGDFTLNNSTLFIEVVDDQNQPVPDGTVGKILITDLFNKAHPFIRYEIGDLGSISTQNGFQVLMQLQGRTSDIARLPNGKVIPGLTFYYVTKSVMSESNNVIEFIIIQKKALVFEVQYVALQELTALEKEKIAKAMATYADASIEIVFTRMERLDRSKRDKLKQFMSDIS encoded by the coding sequence ATGCCATTACAGCTGTTTAGAAAATCCCTGCAATGGCAAGGCTATGATTTGAAAAAGGCGCATCAGGTGTTGGCGACCGCCTTGAAGTGGACTCATGAGGATCGGTTGCGGCAAAGGGATCTTATGGTGAAGCACCACCTAAAAACCAACGCCTTTTACAATACGCACGTCCAGGAAAAGAATGTTCCCTGGGAAGCGCTGCCTATTCTCACTAAAGCAGATTTACAGCAACCTCTACACCAGCGGTTGAGTAAAGGCTACTCGACCAAAAACGTTTTTAAAGGCAAGACCAGCGGTTCCAGCGGTCATCCATTCTCTTTTGCCAAAGACAAGTTTTGCCACGCCTTGACCTGGGCAGCTTTTGACCATGCCTACCAGCAACACGGCATCGACCTGGACCGCTCACTGGAAGCTCGGTTTTACGGTATCCCGTCCAGCGGTTTGCCTCGATTCAAGGAGCAATTGAAGGATTTTGTGGGAAACCGGCACCGATTTTCCATTTTTAATATGAGTGATGGTGTATTGAAGGGTTATTTAGATCGCTTTCGCGAAAGCGAATACCATTACATCAACGGCTATACCAGCAGCATTGTACTTTTTGCAAAATATTGCCAGCAACAAGATGTGGTTCTCAAAGAAATTTGTCCATCGCTGAAAGTGTGCATCGTCACTAGCGAAATGCTCTTTGAAGACGACCGAACCTTGCTAGAATCTGTACTGGGAATTCCTGTGATCAATGAGTATGGCAGCAGCGAGACCGGACTAATCGCCATCCAGAATGCAGATGGGGATTTTACGCTTAACAACTCTACCCTTTTTATTGAGGTCGTAGACGACCAAAACCAACCTGTGCCAGATGGAACCGTAGGCAAGATTTTAATTACCGATTTGTTCAATAAAGCGCATCCTTTTATCCGATATGAGATAGGCGACCTAGGCAGCATATCAACTCAAAACGGCTTTCAAGTTCTCATGCAACTACAGGGTCGCACCAGTGACATCGCCAGATTACCCAATGGTAAAGTCATCCCAGGACTGACCTTTTATTACGTGACTAAAAGTGTGATGAGTGAATCCAACAACGTCATTGAATTTATCATCATCCAGAAAAAAGCCTTGGTTTTTGAAGTGCAATATGTCGCCCTACAAGAGCTTACCGCGCTGGAAAAAGAAAAAATCGCAAAAGCCATGGCCACTTATGCAGATGCATCCATTGAAATCGTTTTCACTAGAATGGAGCGTCTGGACCGCAGTAAACGTGATAAGTTGAAGCAATTTATGAGCGATATTTCCTAA